A single genomic interval of Spirosoma linguale DSM 74 harbors:
- a CDS encoding CrcB protein (TIGRFAM: CrcB protein~PFAM: Camphor resistance CrcB protein~KEGG: shw:Sputw3181_2004 CrcB protein) translates to MNPYILVFLGGGAGSLLRYATGRLMPATLLGTSFPTPILVVNVVASFVLGAVMGWVLSRAVGDDLRLLLGVGFCGGLSTFSSFSNDTVVLLQSNRPGAALINIGLNVSLCLLASAGGLWLGQKTA, encoded by the coding sequence ATGAATCCGTACATACTGGTTTTTTTGGGCGGTGGGGCTGGTAGTCTGCTTCGGTATGCTACTGGCAGGCTCATGCCGGCCACGCTCCTGGGAACGTCTTTCCCTACGCCGATTCTGGTTGTCAATGTAGTGGCCAGTTTTGTACTGGGCGCGGTGATGGGCTGGGTGCTGAGCCGGGCTGTGGGCGACGACCTGCGGCTGCTGCTAGGAGTCGGCTTTTGCGGAGGGCTTAGTACCTTCTCCAGTTTTAGTAACGATACCGTCGTGCTTCTGCAAAGTAACCGGCCGGGAGCCGCACTGATTAATATTGGCCTTAATGTAAGCCTATGTTTACTGGCTTCGGCTGGCGGGCTATGGCTTGGACAAAAAACAGCATGA
- a CDS encoding hypothetical protein (KEGG: pol:Bpro_2152 peptidase M14, carboxypeptidase A), whose translation MAWTKNSMKLLLFLPLFLMISTHLLAQEEARRLHDAHDTYKEKSFTHRRFKHADILPVLQAVGQPLSVSQVGESLEKRAIYQVKAGTGTTKVLLWSQMHGDEATATMALFDIFNFFQAKNDGFDAFRQTILDKTTLYFVPMLNPDGAERFQRRTATDIDMNRDALRLQTPEGALLKQMQQTLKPLVGFNLHDQNPRYSVGKSGKQAVVSFLATAYDEDRNINDVRQRSMQLITGMNRVLQQFIPGQVARYDDEFEPRAFGDNIQKWGTTLILIESGGFKGDSEKMTIRRLNFVAILSALKSIADGSYRQEGIAEYQAIPENGRALFDVLIRNATVVREGRPVTVDVGINYSEVNDKDARSFQYKSSVEDIGDLSTFHGLNEIDATGLTLVPAKTYSDVLNSAADLDNLDLPALRRDGIVLFRVKQVDGVGQPSQAVHLLHEGDAPAQPLQLEQIPTFLLMKGTQIRYTFVNGFWQQKREGNNSPQNGIVD comes from the coding sequence ATGGCTTGGACAAAAAACAGCATGAAGCTACTCCTCTTTCTCCCTTTATTTCTGATGATTTCAACGCATTTGCTCGCCCAGGAAGAAGCCCGTCGGCTGCACGACGCCCACGATACCTACAAGGAAAAATCCTTCACTCACCGGCGATTCAAACATGCCGATATACTTCCCGTTTTGCAGGCAGTTGGCCAACCGCTGTCAGTTAGCCAGGTAGGCGAGTCGCTGGAGAAACGAGCCATTTATCAGGTCAAGGCTGGCACGGGCACAACAAAGGTGTTGCTCTGGAGCCAGATGCACGGCGATGAGGCCACGGCCACCATGGCGCTGTTCGATATTTTCAATTTCTTTCAGGCCAAAAATGATGGCTTCGACGCCTTTCGACAGACTATTCTAGACAAAACGACCTTGTATTTTGTCCCGATGCTCAATCCTGACGGAGCCGAGCGTTTCCAGCGCCGGACGGCAACGGACATTGATATGAACCGCGACGCTCTACGGCTGCAAACGCCGGAAGGTGCCTTGCTAAAACAGATGCAGCAAACGCTCAAGCCACTTGTCGGCTTTAACCTGCACGACCAGAACCCGCGCTACAGCGTCGGCAAAAGCGGCAAGCAGGCCGTAGTGTCGTTTCTGGCCACGGCCTACGACGAGGATCGGAATATCAATGATGTACGCCAGCGGTCTATGCAGCTCATTACGGGCATGAATCGCGTGTTGCAGCAGTTTATACCGGGGCAGGTGGCGCGTTACGACGATGAGTTTGAACCCAGAGCCTTTGGGGATAACATCCAGAAGTGGGGAACAACCCTTATTCTTATCGAGTCGGGTGGGTTTAAAGGTGACTCGGAAAAAATGACAATTCGACGGCTCAACTTCGTCGCCATTCTGTCGGCGCTTAAGTCCATTGCTGATGGATCGTACCGGCAGGAAGGCATCGCCGAGTATCAGGCCATTCCCGAGAACGGCCGCGCGCTGTTCGACGTGCTCATTCGCAACGCGACGGTCGTGCGTGAAGGGCGGCCGGTGACAGTCGATGTAGGTATCAATTATAGTGAAGTCAACGACAAGGATGCCAGATCGTTTCAATACAAGAGCAGTGTGGAAGATATTGGTGATTTATCGACCTTTCATGGGCTGAATGAAATCGACGCCACCGGCCTGACGCTCGTTCCGGCGAAAACGTATTCGGATGTGCTCAACTCCGCTGCCGATTTGGATAACCTCGACCTGCCAGCCCTTCGGCGCGACGGTATTGTGTTGTTCAGGGTAAAACAGGTTGACGGAGTGGGGCAGCCTAGCCAGGCGGTGCATTTGTTGCATGAGGGGGACGCTCCGGCACAACCGCTTCAATTGGAGCAGATTCCTACCTTTCTGCTGATGAAGGGAACGCAAATTCGGTACACCTTCGTCAACGGATTCTGGCAACAGAAACGCGAAGGGAACAACAGCCCACAAAATGGAATAGTCGACTAA
- a CDS encoding amino acid permease-associated region (PFAM: amino acid permease-associated region~KEGG: ppd:Ppro_1252 amino acid permease-associated region): MGRYNRKWAVFFAIIVKYPNPKRCPHRPTMAQNQLKKLLGVGFGVAVTIGGTIGTGILRKPGPIAQDIGNPVLIIAVWLIVGVYALAGSLSVMELGTMLPKAGGWYVYARRAFGNYAGFIIGISSWLGSVSAMAFGAAVMSEYISLMAPSMVDYQKIIAISILAAFVAFHSIGVRLASRAQEVMSVLKGVGLLVFVVVCFVVKPDQPVAASAETIRPLAEGGVWLGVLAALQAVFYTYDGWHTAAYFTEEDVDPSRNLPRSMISGVLLIIGIYVLVNLALLYVLPVSALAGTKLPAADAVQVLFGPGSAQVVTFLLMISIMGIINAQIMFNPRVIFAMGRDGLFFRFVTQVNSGGTPLNATLLTAGASILMILTNTYSKLSDIATFFFVLCYASAFAALIRLRQTEPELDRPVRAWGYPFSTWTLLLASLAFLFGVVIGDFSSSMYALGFIAVSYPVYLFIKK; the protein is encoded by the coding sequence ATGGGCCGCTACAATCGCAAATGGGCCGTTTTTTTCGCTATCATTGTGAAATACCCCAATCCGAAACGTTGCCCTCACCGCCCGACTATGGCCCAAAATCAACTCAAGAAATTATTAGGCGTCGGTTTCGGCGTGGCCGTTACGATTGGCGGCACTATTGGCACCGGTATTTTGCGGAAGCCTGGTCCGATTGCACAGGACATCGGCAACCCGGTTTTGATCATTGCCGTCTGGCTGATTGTCGGTGTGTATGCACTGGCGGGGTCGCTCTCGGTTATGGAACTTGGCACGATGCTGCCTAAAGCCGGTGGCTGGTATGTGTATGCCCGGCGGGCGTTTGGCAATTACGCGGGCTTTATCATCGGCATCAGCAGCTGGCTCGGCAGCGTGTCGGCCATGGCCTTTGGGGCGGCTGTTATGAGCGAATACATCAGCCTGATGGCCCCTTCTATGGTTGATTATCAAAAGATTATTGCCATCAGTATTCTGGCTGCTTTTGTGGCCTTTCACTCCATTGGCGTACGCCTGGCGAGCCGGGCGCAGGAAGTCATGAGCGTGCTGAAGGGCGTTGGCCTGCTGGTGTTCGTTGTCGTTTGCTTCGTCGTCAAACCCGATCAGCCGGTGGCGGCTTCTGCCGAAACCATCCGACCACTGGCCGAAGGGGGCGTTTGGCTGGGTGTGCTGGCGGCTCTACAAGCCGTTTTTTATACCTATGATGGCTGGCACACCGCGGCCTATTTCACCGAAGAAGACGTCGACCCCAGCCGGAACCTCCCCCGTTCCATGATTAGCGGGGTGCTGCTGATTATCGGTATTTACGTACTGGTCAATCTGGCCCTGCTGTACGTGTTGCCCGTGTCAGCATTGGCGGGTACGAAACTTCCGGCGGCCGATGCCGTGCAGGTGCTGTTCGGGCCGGGCAGTGCGCAGGTCGTTACTTTTCTGCTGATGATTTCCATTATGGGGATCATCAACGCCCAGATCATGTTCAACCCCCGTGTTATCTTCGCGATGGGCCGCGACGGGCTCTTTTTCCGCTTCGTGACCCAGGTCAATTCGGGCGGTACCCCATTGAACGCCACGCTGCTGACAGCCGGTGCTTCCATCCTGATGATTCTGACCAACACTTACAGCAAACTTTCAGACATTGCCACCTTCTTTTTTGTGCTCTGTTACGCGTCGGCTTTTGCGGCCCTGATTCGCCTGCGCCAAACCGAGCCGGAACTTGACCGTCCCGTACGTGCCTGGGGCTACCCCTTTTCAACCTGGACGCTGCTCCTTGCCTCCTTGGCTTTTCTGTTTGGCGTAGTTATCGGCGATTTTTCCAGCAGTATGTATGCACTCGGCTTTATTGCCGTAAGCTACCCCGTATATTTATTCATAAAAAAATAA
- a CDS encoding TonB-dependent receptor plug (PFAM: TonB-dependent receptor plug; TonB-dependent receptor~KEGG: mxa:MXAN_0272 TonB-dependent receptor) — MNRNLLLVLFSLLSTAVFAQTGTVQGTVKDGKTKESLIGCTVRVDGTQIGGTTDIEGHFNLANVPAGTHKIVISYVSYKTREIPNVRVESGNTTAIDTELDEEGTSLQEVVVRANKATNTEIAVITEIKQLKPIAVGISAQQIQKSQDRDAAAAIRRVPGVSIVDNRFVLIRGLAARYNSVLINDVITPSTEVDTRSFSFDLVPSNIIDRMIVYKSGSAELPGDFAGGIVKIYTKRRPDQNFMDAGLTLGYRGNTTFQTVQSQTRSGLNALGLWDASQQIPTSFPARSADFNALNPLQRAAYARLLPNTWALKDLTLSPDIRFALNLGRRFDVGDVRVSNLTSINYSMTNQFSNIDLKLYDNGTIANAITQQYNDANYARQTRLGLLHNWSARFSPGFTLEWKTLFNQLSTTETVVRTGAQVAEGYDVRSFSERFENRSILTTQLAGEHSISPLTKINWVGSFGYTGRWEPDWKRARYLRPTGTTGSDGQPAPFLIATPNDPTPTEVGRFNSKLHEYVISAIANGEHTFGNPTDREPNKIRFGVYAEQKNRDYAAHFYGYQAVGSASAAKQRDIATAFAPENVTGSQGSFSMLDGTRDRDAYKGQNTYLAGYVSGDVYFGPNANLTLGFRGEYNDQGITSKLNGVDTRLVNNKIFSPLPSVNFTYKLSDRTNLRFAYSSSVNRPEFRELAPFNYYDFNLLADIQGNTTLTTAKIQNLDAKWEFYPSPNELISVTGFYKHFTNPIESYLLFQGNGLAYTFTNAQSAQNYGVELEFRKGFQNSASAFLQNLSVVGNVSLIKSQVNVGDIVTAPDLSGTIQQYDIRGIADTKRALAGQSPYLINAGVYYAAPNSGWQWNVLYNVFGQRIFTVGNSQNPTVYEMPRNVIDLNLTKQFNKKLELRFGVQDLLNQYVRFAQDFNRDGKIGSDVTSQTAGADQMLRKFKRGSYYTVSAIYTFGRRTVIP; from the coding sequence ATGAACCGCAATCTATTACTTGTACTTTTCTCCCTGCTGTCTACAGCTGTATTTGCCCAGACGGGTACAGTTCAGGGAACCGTTAAAGACGGAAAAACAAAAGAATCTCTTATAGGCTGTACCGTCCGCGTAGACGGCACCCAGATCGGGGGAACTACCGACATTGAAGGGCACTTTAATCTGGCCAATGTTCCGGCTGGTACGCACAAAATTGTTATTTCATACGTCTCCTACAAAACTCGGGAGATCCCTAATGTTCGGGTTGAATCGGGAAACACTACCGCTATTGATACCGAACTGGATGAAGAAGGAACCTCCCTTCAGGAAGTGGTTGTCCGGGCCAATAAGGCGACCAACACCGAAATTGCCGTTATCACCGAAATTAAGCAGCTGAAGCCCATTGCCGTTGGTATTTCGGCGCAGCAGATACAGAAATCGCAGGATCGTGATGCCGCAGCGGCCATTCGTCGGGTGCCGGGTGTTAGTATCGTTGATAATCGCTTCGTTCTGATTCGCGGGTTAGCGGCCCGTTATAATTCGGTACTGATCAACGATGTTATTACGCCTTCTACAGAAGTTGATACTCGTTCATTCTCCTTTGATTTGGTGCCCAGCAACATCATCGACCGGATGATCGTCTACAAATCAGGATCGGCTGAGCTGCCGGGTGATTTTGCCGGTGGTATTGTCAAAATATATACAAAACGTCGTCCTGACCAGAACTTCATGGATGCCGGGTTAACCCTGGGCTACCGGGGCAACACCACCTTCCAGACGGTACAATCACAAACCCGTTCTGGCTTAAACGCATTGGGCCTTTGGGATGCCAGCCAGCAGATTCCAACCAGTTTCCCGGCCCGATCCGCTGATTTTAACGCGCTGAACCCCTTACAGCGGGCGGCTTATGCCAGACTGCTGCCGAACACCTGGGCGTTGAAAGACTTGACCTTATCGCCTGATATTCGATTTGCTCTGAACCTGGGCCGCCGATTCGACGTGGGCGATGTACGGGTGAGCAATCTGACGAGTATCAACTATTCGATGACGAATCAGTTTTCGAATATTGACCTTAAGCTGTACGATAATGGAACCATTGCCAACGCCATTACCCAGCAGTATAACGATGCCAACTACGCTCGCCAGACCCGCCTGGGGCTTCTTCATAACTGGTCGGCGCGTTTCTCGCCCGGCTTTACGCTGGAATGGAAAACATTATTTAACCAGTTGAGCACCACCGAAACTGTAGTTCGTACAGGTGCGCAGGTGGCCGAAGGGTATGACGTTCGTAGCTTTTCGGAGCGTTTTGAAAACCGCAGTATCCTGACCACGCAACTGGCGGGTGAGCACAGCATCAGTCCGCTTACCAAAATCAATTGGGTGGGTAGCTTTGGCTATACCGGTCGCTGGGAGCCTGACTGGAAACGGGCTCGCTACCTGCGCCCAACCGGTACAACCGGTAGTGATGGTCAGCCTGCACCATTCCTGATTGCTACGCCAAACGACCCGACGCCAACGGAAGTAGGCCGGTTCAACTCTAAATTACACGAGTATGTGATTTCGGCCATCGCCAATGGTGAGCACACCTTCGGCAACCCAACTGATCGGGAGCCGAACAAAATCCGGTTTGGCGTGTATGCCGAACAAAAGAATCGCGACTATGCCGCTCATTTCTACGGTTACCAGGCCGTTGGTAGTGCGTCGGCTGCTAAACAACGTGATATAGCCACTGCATTCGCGCCGGAAAACGTAACGGGTTCGCAAGGAAGCTTCTCCATGCTGGACGGTACCCGCGACCGCGATGCTTACAAAGGTCAGAATACCTACCTGGCTGGCTACGTTAGTGGCGACGTATACTTTGGTCCGAACGCTAACCTGACGCTTGGCTTCCGGGGGGAATATAATGACCAGGGTATCACATCCAAACTAAACGGTGTGGATACCCGGCTTGTAAACAACAAAATTTTCAGTCCGCTGCCATCGGTCAACTTTACATACAAGCTGAGCGACCGTACAAACCTTCGTTTTGCTTACTCCTCGTCCGTAAACCGGCCTGAGTTCCGGGAGTTGGCTCCGTTCAATTACTACGACTTCAACCTGCTTGCTGATATTCAGGGTAACACGACCCTCACGACGGCGAAGATTCAGAACCTCGATGCCAAGTGGGAGTTTTATCCAAGCCCCAATGAGTTGATTTCGGTAACGGGTTTCTACAAGCATTTTACAAACCCCATCGAGTCGTACCTGTTGTTTCAGGGCAATGGCCTTGCCTATACGTTCACCAATGCTCAGTCGGCGCAGAATTACGGCGTAGAACTGGAGTTCCGTAAAGGTTTCCAGAATTCGGCCAGTGCGTTCCTGCAAAACCTGTCGGTAGTCGGTAACGTTTCGCTCATTAAGAGTCAGGTGAATGTGGGTGACATCGTAACGGCTCCCGACCTGAGCGGCACCATTCAGCAATACGATATTCGCGGCATTGCGGATACCAAACGGGCGCTCGCCGGGCAGTCGCCTTACCTCATCAACGCGGGTGTTTATTATGCCGCACCTAATTCAGGCTGGCAGTGGAACGTGTTGTACAACGTTTTCGGTCAGCGGATTTTCACGGTGGGTAACAGCCAAAACCCAACGGTGTACGAAATGCCCCGGAACGTGATCGACCTCAACCTTACCAAGCAGTTTAACAAAAAGCTTGAGCTGCGATTTGGTGTGCAGGACCTCCTGAACCAGTACGTACGGTTCGCGCAGGATTTCAACCGGGATGGCAAAATCGGGAGCGACGTAACTTCCCAAACGGCTGGTGCCGACCAGATGCTTCGCAAGTTCAAGCGGGGTAGCTACTATACGGTCAGCGCTATTTACACGTTTGGCCGCCGGACAGTCATCCCTTAA
- a CDS encoding GAF sensor signal transduction histidine kinase (PFAM: ATP-binding region ATPase domain protein; GAF domain protein~SMART: ATP-binding region ATPase domain protein~KEGG: aci:ACIAD3176 putative sensory transduction histidine kinase), translating to MKPNYIVPENEFQRLVDLADLDLDYSGLKDKFKDLTKLAAKVTGTEISLINLIDSYTQWTVTNHGLDLDSMPRENSVCQYTILEPDSFEVKDLRLDSRFSEQFYVADDPHLRYYFGIPLKSSNGHNLGALCVLDTNTKELDPEKVELLRIIAAEVVSRLNAIREIQYLKRQASELNESRKRAAHDIRGPLGGIISMAQLVTNGGDSFKLKEILDFIQMIQMSSKSLLELADEILVNDDKWKHENETSHQIEVFHQAKLKAGLEKLYGPQALAKGVHFSVSTEASTELIPFSRNKVVQIVGNLISNAIKFTPEGGSVQVNTRLKLEGLHNVLSLTVQDSGVGMTSEKLTEILNGQGRSSNGTAGEAGYGFGLPLVKHLVDTLNGKITVTSAPGAGTCFEVSLIQQKAG from the coding sequence ATGAAACCGAACTACATAGTTCCTGAAAACGAATTTCAACGACTTGTTGATCTGGCCGATCTTGATCTGGATTATTCCGGGCTTAAAGACAAATTTAAAGACCTTACCAAGCTGGCGGCCAAAGTAACTGGGACGGAAATCTCCCTGATCAATCTCATTGATTCCTATACGCAATGGACGGTTACCAATCATGGACTGGATCTGGACTCCATGCCTCGTGAAAACTCCGTTTGCCAGTATACCATTCTGGAACCCGACAGTTTTGAAGTCAAAGACTTACGACTCGACAGCCGTTTTTCAGAGCAATTTTATGTAGCCGACGATCCTCATTTACGGTATTACTTTGGCATACCGTTAAAATCGAGTAATGGCCACAACCTTGGCGCGCTCTGCGTACTCGATACAAACACAAAGGAACTTGATCCGGAGAAAGTCGAACTGCTACGGATAATAGCGGCCGAGGTCGTTAGCCGCCTGAACGCAATTCGGGAAATTCAGTATCTAAAACGGCAGGCATCTGAGCTTAACGAATCCCGAAAACGGGCCGCGCACGACATTCGGGGACCTTTAGGCGGAATTATCAGCATGGCTCAACTCGTTACCAACGGGGGAGACAGTTTTAAACTCAAAGAGATACTGGATTTTATTCAGATGATCCAAATGAGCAGTAAATCACTGCTCGAACTGGCAGATGAAATTCTGGTCAACGATGATAAGTGGAAGCACGAAAATGAAACGTCTCATCAAATAGAGGTCTTCCATCAGGCGAAATTAAAAGCTGGCCTGGAAAAGCTGTATGGCCCGCAGGCACTCGCCAAAGGAGTTCACTTCTCCGTTTCGACTGAGGCCTCAACGGAGTTAATTCCCTTTTCACGGAATAAAGTTGTACAGATTGTGGGGAATCTAATTTCCAATGCCATCAAGTTTACGCCGGAAGGTGGATCGGTGCAGGTCAACACCAGGTTGAAACTTGAGGGCTTACACAATGTTCTTAGCCTTACTGTTCAGGATTCGGGCGTTGGTATGACGAGCGAAAAATTAACCGAGATACTCAACGGACAGGGCCGTTCGAGTAATGGAACTGCTGGAGAGGCTGGTTATGGTTTTGGCCTTCCTCTGGTCAAACATCTTGTGGACACATTGAACGGAAAGATCACGGTTACCTCGGCCCCTGGTGCTGGAACTTGTTTTGAGGTAAGCCTGATACAACAAAAAGCAGGTTGA
- a CDS encoding peptidase S13 D-Ala-D-Ala carboxypeptidase C (PFAM: peptidase S13 D-Ala-D-Ala carboxypeptidase C~KEGG: son:SO_2394 penicillin-binding protein 4): MSRELQTSPTYTDHFTGVALYDPGQKRALIQHNADKPFTPASNTKLFSFYAGLLSLHDSLPTLRYITRNDSLIFWGTGNPLLLHPDLPDTTALAFLRSRPERLFFSPANYTGPRFGPGWAWDDYNDDYSAELAPLPVYGNVVRFSAGKTSPARFTDSTHTVADAPGGVYRTEFGNQFVRPANDKVKRQDVPFRWSGELAAQLLADTLHRAVGVVKMPIVANARLLRGSSTDSLYKRMLFVSDNQFAEQVLFMASTEHSTGPLDPLAELRRTADSLQHTTTFKGSARWVDGSGLSRYNQFTPNVLIDLLSRIYARVPQQRLFALLPAAGQSGTLKSLDMKGKPYVFAKSGSMTGVYNLSGYVLTKRNRLLYFSIMHNNFTQTVSEMRRRTAELLKEVHERF, translated from the coding sequence ATGAGTCGTGAACTGCAAACCAGCCCGACTTATACCGATCATTTTACCGGTGTAGCCTTGTATGATCCCGGTCAGAAACGGGCGTTGATTCAGCATAACGCCGACAAACCGTTTACGCCCGCGTCGAATACTAAACTGTTCAGCTTTTATGCGGGTCTGCTCTCCCTGCACGACTCATTACCCACCCTTCGGTACATTACCCGGAACGATTCGCTGATTTTCTGGGGGACGGGCAATCCGTTACTCCTCCATCCCGATTTGCCGGATACCACAGCCCTGGCTTTTCTACGGAGTCGGCCGGAGCGGCTGTTCTTCTCACCAGCCAACTACACCGGCCCCCGTTTTGGGCCGGGCTGGGCCTGGGACGATTATAACGACGATTACTCGGCTGAACTGGCCCCCCTTCCTGTTTACGGCAACGTGGTGCGGTTTTCTGCCGGGAAAACAAGCCCCGCCCGGTTTACCGATAGTACCCACACCGTGGCCGATGCGCCGGGTGGCGTGTATCGAACTGAGTTTGGAAACCAGTTTGTGCGTCCGGCTAATGACAAAGTCAAACGGCAGGATGTGCCCTTTCGATGGTCGGGTGAATTAGCGGCTCAGTTGCTTGCCGATACGCTACATCGGGCGGTAGGCGTTGTTAAGATGCCCATAGTAGCGAACGCCCGGCTATTACGGGGCTCGTCGACGGATTCACTCTACAAACGGATGCTCTTCGTGAGCGATAATCAATTTGCGGAACAAGTCCTGTTCATGGCCTCCACCGAACACAGCACAGGGCCGCTTGATCCACTGGCTGAATTACGCCGAACTGCCGACAGTCTCCAGCATACGACTACGTTCAAGGGTTCGGCCCGCTGGGTCGACGGCTCGGGTTTGTCAAGATATAACCAGTTTACACCCAATGTGCTGATTGATCTGCTCAGTCGGATTTATGCCAGGGTGCCGCAACAACGGTTATTTGCCTTGTTGCCAGCCGCTGGTCAGTCGGGTACGCTAAAGAGCCTGGATATGAAGGGGAAGCCGTACGTGTTCGCCAAATCCGGCTCCATGACCGGCGTGTATAACTTAAGCGGTTATGTGCTGACAAAGCGGAACAGGCTGCTGTATTTCAGTATCATGCACAACAATTTCACCCAGACCGTCAGCGAAATGCGCCGACGAACCGCCGAGTTACTCAAGGAAGTCCACGAGCGGTTTTAA